From Penicillium psychrofluorescens genome assembly, chromosome: 1, one genomic window encodes:
- a CDS encoding uncharacterized protein (ID:PFLUO_000032-T1.cds;~source:funannotate) has protein sequence MATYGEVNPGRFFISVRTIDKGVEEFVEDGNPGTAATIYDTDGEMIWQGPQEKTMDFKMQRLFGQDVITYWSGETGVVGYGYGSVHILDTSYNEIYTVTLNNNFNTHDGVERDTYVDVHEHLITPQDTIILSAINISQADTSDRPDGFPDTWVIDCQFYEVNITTNEILFSWSALDHPDYLPLADSKNNLGSLGKARENPWDAFHMNSVQPVDGGYVISIRFWWSAFCVNLDGTMRWQLSGGGAEEGTIENDAQFAWQHDIRVYNETDDGLVLTVFDNHARMIGDGPSGETTGLVIDVDLDKMKGSTVRRANVAASDPSESRTQGSFQLLDYDTTGHMFMGYGSMCMFKEYDGDGKVVQMGQFGYIGHAQSYRLLKYPWKAIPYWKPEVVVQRLSQFTTDTTIYMSWNGATEHDNWRIYSVPDSDSTIDDATFLANQPRYGFETPVSLRLSEVKYIIVEARQGDKVLSTSETATVPPSEDVDE, from the exons ATGGCAACCTATGGGGAAGTCAACCCCGGGAGATTTTTTATCAGTGTCCGAACCATCGACAAAGGGGTCGAAGAGTTTGTTGAGGATGGGAACCCTGGCACCGCCGCGACCATATATGACACCGACGGTGAAATGATCTGGCAAGGCCCTCAGGAGAAGACCATGGACTTCAAAATGCAGCGGCTGTTTGGCCAGGACGTCATTACCTACTGGTCTGGTGAAACTGGTGTAGTGGGCTACGGCTATGGTAGTGTCCATATCCTCGATACCTCATACAACGAGATCTACACCGTCACACTTAACAACAACTTTAATACACATGACGGTGTCGAACGGGACACCTACGTCGATGTCCATGAGCACCTCATTACGCCGCAGGATACAATAATTCTCTCCGCTATCAATATCTCTCAGGCGGACACGAGTGACCGACCTGACGGCTTCCCGGACACCTGGGTCATCGACTGTCAATTCTACGAAGTCAACATCACAACCAACGAGATCCTCTTTTCGTGGAGTGCCCTAGATCACCCCGACTATCTCCCACTAGCAGACTCCAAGAATAACCTTGGCAGTCTTGGGAAAGCCCGGGAAAATCCGTGGGATGCCTTCCACATGAACTCGGTCCAGCCGGTTGACGGCGGCTATGTGATTTCGATTCGGTTCTGGTGGTCTGCATTCTGCGTTAATCTTGATGGCACAATGCGCTGGCAGCTTTCA GGCGgcggtgctgaagaaggcaCCATCGAGAACGACGCACAGTTTGCCTGGCAACATGATATCCGCGTCTACAATGAAACGGATGACGGCTTGGTACTTACTGTGTTCGACAACCATGCCAGGATGATCGGCGACGGACCCAGCGGGGAGACAACAGGGCTGGTTATCGACGTGGACCTCGATAAAATGAAGGGCTCAACGGTCCGCCGCGCGAACGTAGCCGCGTCAGACCCGAGCGAGTCTCGGACGCAAGGAAGCTTTCAGCTGCTCGACTACGATACGACTGGCCACATGTTCATGGGGTACGGGTCGATGTGCATGTTCAAGGAGTACGACGGGGATGGGAAGGTCGTGCAGATGGGGCAGTTTGGCTATATTGGCCATGCGCAGTCCTATCGCCTCTTAAAGTATCCTTGGAAGGCGATTCCGTATTGGAAGCCCGAAGTCGTGGTCCAGCGTCTGTCCCAATTCACGACCGACACGACTATATATATGAGTTGGAATGGTGCAACCGAGCATGACAACTGGAGAATCTACAGCGTtcccgactccgactccacTATCGATGATGCCACGTTCCTAGCCAACCAGCCCCGATATGGCTTTGAGACGCCGGTGTCACTCCGCCTTTCCGAAGTCAAGTACATCATTGTTGAGGCTCGGCAAGGCGACAAAGTCTTGAGCACTTCTGAAACCGCGACGGTCCCGCCGAGTGAGGATGTTGACGAGTAA